The DNA region TCTCAGATGAGGGAACAAGATTTGGTTGAACACTTCATTCCTTTAGTTAAGGTAGCAGCTAATAATTGCATTACATTTTTTATAGTTATCAGCATAGCCGTTGTTTCGTGAAGTTAAAATTGATCCATGATACCATTATAGTTATCAGCGTTATTGTTTCGTTAAGTTAAGATTGATCCATGATACCATAAAAATAGAAAATTGCAGACAAATATGACTGTTGCAGCTTGCAACCACACTTGCTGTCCTGGCTATTGGAAGTCGAAAACCTTTTACATTTATCGAAGTTATAGTAGCCCTATAGCGTAGCTACATTTGAGCAAATATCTATGGCTCCAGATACTCTGTTTTGGATTAAGTGTTGTCAACTAGAGGCTGTAGCAGCGCTGTAGTACTATAGCATAGAAGAATTTGAACAAACTGTTATTTCCCGTGATTTATGGTTGACAACACTGTTTAAAACCTTTCGTGTTATTATATTGGAAACCCTGAGCTGATTGTCATTCATTGCATTTATcaatttgtttgttttgttgtgATATCAAATGTGTAGAGGCTGGCTTCTGGTGAGTGGTTCACTGCCCGAGTTTCTTCATGTGGCTTGTTTCATATTGCCTACCCTAGTGCACCAGATGCATTGAAGACTGAACTAAGAGCCATATATGGGCAGTTGTGTCAAGATGATATGCCTATGGTTAGGAGATCTGCTGCTACCAACCTGGGAAAATTTGCTGCTACCGTTGAAGCTGCTCACTTGAAAACTGACATCATGTCTGTGTTCGATGATCTCACACAGGATGGTATGTGAAGTTGATATTGACTAACTCCTTCACCACTTTGTGGACCTGTTAAACAAAAGTAGGCAAAACATAACAATCTTTTTGGTGTATTTGAAGTTGATACGACTAATTCCTTCACCACTTTGTGGACCTGTTAAACATAAGTAGGCAAAAGTCATAATGATCACTTGATATGTGAATATAATATAACTATATATTTAGTTCAATAGTTTTGACATAGATAGCTGGTAATATATAGCTGTGAGTGATGTTCTAAAATGTCTTTTCGTCTAGGGCTTTCGCAAATGGGATAATGAAATTCTATGCTTGACTGTGATTACTTCATGTAGGTAGGGAATTAAGTTTATATAATTTTAATAAGCCAACAAGAAGATAATCATGAGAGAAAGAGAAGCTTGGAATTTCATTAAAAGTTTAGAAAACTTTGGAGTCACAGATAAGTTTCAACCAGGTCATGTATAGTGTGATTTTGAAAGTTAGTCACCAAAGTACCTAAAATACAAGAAATATTCATCTTCATCAAAGTGCCTAAATTATCAGCACCAAATAGGCTTCAACTATTCAACTATTTATATAAGTTGTAATAAATCGACAAGAAGGTAATCATGGGAAAAAGAAGCTTGGAATTTCAtttaaagtttaaatttttttGGAGTCATTAAGTTGTAACCAGATCATGTAGTGTGACTTTGAAAGTTAGTCACCAAAGTACCTAAAATACAAGAAATATTCATCTTCATCAAAGTACCTAAATTATCAGCACCCAATAGCCTTCAACTGTTCATATTTAATTTGTTGATCTTAGTTTCCTGAACAATACTTTTCATTTGTGCAGATCTTGTCCGATGAACTTACTTTGTTATTGATAATTTTTATAAGGGAAATACAAATACTGCACATATATTTAATTCCAGTGAGGCAAACAAGTGGAACGTTAACTAAATGAAGTAAATTCTCAAGCGGGCATTTTCATTATTGTTGCCTACAGTGTTGTTAAATATCCGGTATAGTGCTGGTATACCGGTATTGCGTATCGGAATTTTGGCTATCCGATACGAAAGCTGGCATAGCATTTCAATTTTGCAATGCTCAAGATATCGGCTCTTTTCCGGTATACCAGTTATGAATTGAATATCAGAACcaataatattattatttattttatataatAAATCATATTAAAAAACATTAAAGAGGAGAATGTGAAGAGGTGGAAAAAGTAGAACGCGAAGAGGCGGAAAAAGTAGAATGTGAAGAGGTGGAAAAAAGaacattaaaaaattaaaatgctAAGAGATGGAACATTGAAAAAGTAAAACGTGTGTTACTGAGTTGGTGTCTGGATATTATATATACTTGTTCATTCTTCGGTTGCTCTTCCTTCAATTTGAGTTTTAATTcgtttttaatttctgttttagCTTTATGTTAGTTGTTAGAAGTTAGAACTTGAAATTTTCAGTTTAATGtccaattttttatttttttaatatctGTTTATGTAGCTTTTATTTGTGTGTGACATGTTTTATTTTCcatataaatatttattttaacCGTATTGCGGCTTCCGCTATTTTCCTGCTACGCGATCCGATATTTCTCATATCGGTTTTTTGGCGATCTGCTATTTTCCACTATTGTTATTTGACAACACTGGGTCTGGTTGcctataatttttttttgaaattggcATTCTGATAAATTTTATTTGTTCAACGGTTTTTTAGATTATGTTGCCTCTGATGCTTCACATTATTTGTGATTCAGATTAAAGCTTAAAGTTTCTGTTAATCTTCAAGTTTAGTTATTATCCTTAATCCTTATTAGTAACTGAAGACATTGTCAGTTTATTAGTATATTTTGCTGGCCAGTTTGTTAAGTGAATATAATTTTTTGTTTGTTATGCTCATTTATTGAATAACACAATGTTTTTGAAGTAACCTACTGAATCTATCTATATCTATATGTATAGAAAAATAATAACTTCTTGACTCTTGTTCTTGTAGATCAAGATTCTGTTCGGCTTCTTGCTGTTGAGGGTTGTGCAGCTCTTGGAAAATTGTTGGAGCCTCAAGATTGTGTGGCACATATTCTTCCTGTTATAGTCAATTTTTCTCAGGTATATTGAGTATTAATGATATTATGTGGGAAGATATGCATTTTGTTCAGTCTTACTTGCTAATTTACTAAcattttttttaccaaaatagAATAAGAATAATTTTGTTCAACAATTATAAGAGGTCCACGGTTGAGCTACATCTCATCCAAACTTTCTGTCTGTGATTCTTGTTTTAGTATAGCATAAGGCATCCTTTCACATGAACATATGCATGAGATTTGTTTTTTTTATTGGCAGAGATGTATCTTTCTAGTATAGCTTCTGACAATGTTTTATGGTATGTTGGGCCAGAAAGTGCCAACTAGCGCAAAAGCTAAATTTTGCATAGATGAGAATATTGTGATTGATGACTGGACATACAAGAACAGTTAGTTTTAGAAAAGAATATGTTAGAGTGTGAAATAGAAGAAAACTGTACCCAATCTAGATGTGAATGCATTAATGTTAAGTAAAATAGGCAAGTTATACAATAGTAACGGATAATGCAAAGGACATCATCACTCATCACCCTAAAGCACATATTATGTGCTTAATACACTTCTCTTAACATTCCTCGTCATGTGTCGTAGATGTTAATCATGCCCGAGTTGTAATGAGTAACTACTGCATTTGGAGCTCTTCAACAACTGAATGAGTTTAAACCTTGGCTATAGGTCTCTTAGAAAGTGTATTCTCTCTTCTTGTGTCACTTTAGTTGGTTGTCAACATGCTCTTCATATTCATGATCTCATcctttttcattttattttaagGAAATCTAGGTGTTTTTAATaagaaaaacaaaaaacaaatGTTTTTACTCGCTTATGTTGTTTCTAGAATGATGTTCTACTACATGCTTTATTTCATAGTTGAATAACTTATCATGCAGGATAAGTCATGGCGCGTTCGTTACATGGTTGCCAATCAACTCTATGAGCTCTGTGAAGCTGTTGGTCCTGATTCCACCAAGTAACCTTTCTTATCCATTTTAATGAATTGTTTTATCATGATTTTCCTGCATGCCTTTATTCACTGGTGCTTTATGAAAATCTGTTTCTGATGTTTATATAATAGACATTCTACAGATGGTCAAAAACCCCACGCATCTTGATCTAATGTATAAAAGTTATAACTCTGTATCAGTTTCTTCTTGATGCATGACATGATTTAAAAGTACATGTTTCTAAGATTCTAATTGATTGTTTATTATGATGATGATGTATTTTTAGGACGGAATTGGTTCCTGCATATGTTCGGCTGCTGCGTGATAATGAGGCAGAAGTACGTATTGCTGCTGCTGGGAAAGTGACCAAGTTCTCCCGCATATTAAGTCCTGAACTAGCCATTCAGCATATTCTACCATGTGTAAAGGTATGGGATTACCATAAAAAATACTATTCTCCTAGGTTAACATTTTTATGATACTTTTGATTTCTATAGACATTAAATTGTAAATCACTGATCAAGTTTACCTGTTGTAGGAGTTATCAACAGATTCATCTCAACATGTTCGCTCTGCATTGGCTTCGGTTATAATGGGAATGGCACCGGTCTTAGGGAAGGTATGAAACTCTATGATTCTAAGCACATAGGTTGTACTGACATTAGTTATCGTATTTGATAATGTCTACCCAAATGAAGGAGAGCTTGCATGCATGTTCTTGCTTTTAATATATTTTTGTGGTTATTGCAGGATGCAACAATTGAGCAACTTCTCCCTATTTTCCTCTCTCTTTTGAAAGACGAGTTTCCTGATGTCAGGCTAAATATTATCAGCAAGCTTGATCAAGTGAACCAGGTTTGTGCTTAAAATTGACATTCTTCCAGATTTGCAATTTCCATCTCATGCTTTTTATTacttttcacacattctttttATTGAAGCTGTGGTCATATATATGCGTGTATTTCTTGCAGGTTATTGGTATTGATCTCTTATCTCAGTCGCTTTTACCAGCTATCGTTGAGCTTGCTGAGGATCGGCACTGGAGAGTTAGACTTGCAATCATAGAATATATACCATTGTTAGCAAGTCAGTTGGGTGTAGGCTTTTTTGATGATAAGCTTGGAGCTCTTTGCATGCAATGGCTAAAGGACAAGGTTTGTGGAGATACTAAACTTTATATTTACATTAAAAGCATCATATTGACTTCATTTATATTGGTTATCGCTGTAGGTATACTCAATCCGTGATGCAGCTGCCAATAATGTCAAACGCTTAGCAGAAGAATTTGGACCAGAGTGGGCAATGCAGCATATTATTCCCCAAGTATTTTTACCATATGAACTTAATTTCTTGATGTTAATAAGCATTATACCTTAAGGCTTAAACTATGGAAATGGATCCTCTCAACCAATCTTTGAAAATGTTTGCTTAAACTTGTAGGGCTTTGATCAGAATATTTATTTGCCCCTGCCATGAAGAAAAATCAAAGTGAAGCAAtagaaaaatgcaaaaagagtTTAGGTTTCTTGACGCATTTAATAATTCTTAATAATTTAGGCGTTGATATCCTGGCCTTAGTATGAAGGTCCATAGTCAACTATTGCCTTACacaaaaaaattataaaataagGCTAATATTGGAAAAATATAATAGTTTTAAAGAGTGTAAAAGAAAAAAGTGACATGAAATGAATATGGGAAAGAGGTTGGAACATGCAGAAGAAATCATTTATGGCATGTGCTGAAATttgaagaaaattaaataaagtgtatCAATTTGAATAAATCTGTCCATAAATTTTCTTATGTTACAGTAGACACTTCTCTTTCGATTATAATGTATTTCAAAATACTCCTCGGATGCTTGTGTTATCTATGATTGTTGTGCTTTTCACTATTAAGCAAAACAAGTATCTTTGCAGGTTTTGGACATGATTAATGATCCACATTACCTGTATCGGATGACAATTCTACACGCAATTTCTCTGTTAGCTCCTGTTCTGGGCTCAGAAATTACTTCCACAAACCTGCTTCCTCTAGTCGTTAATGCATCAAAGGATCGGTAAAATTCCATAGTCCTCACTTCGCGTGTCTTTATTTGAGCCAGTACTGATAATATTTCATGCAGGGTACCCAATATCAAATTCAATGTTGCTAAAGTATTGCAGTCTCTAATTCCAATTGTTGATGAATCTGTAAGTAATTTCCATTTAAGATCTCATCTTTAATGCACTTCCTACGTATGCTCAAATTTTCTGTCAACTTATTTGAATATTCTATATAATTGAGTTCTTGGTTTAGTTCATTTTATGCTACTTTGAAttggttgtttgtttgttgaATTCTTCTCCAAAAGGAATTTCAAACTTGTCACCAGACTTTTGTTTGTTGATAGCATTATTATTTGGTAGAAGTTATAGAAATAGAAAGTTTACTCTCTGTCAGAATGCAACATTCTTTCATTGTCTCACAACTAAATACCATTTGAACAATGAAGGTTGTGGAGAGTACCATCCGTCCATGTCTTGTTGAGCTTAGCGAGGATCCGGATGTTGATGTGAGGTTTTTTGCTTCTCAAGCACTACAATCTAGTGATCAAGTGAAGATGTCCAGCTAGATCAATATTGCTACATACTGTCTTTAGTTATTTTTTACTTGTAATATTCAATTGCTCAATCCTTTGTATTAAGTTATTGTTGAGATCCTGCTTTGCTTTTTTCTTTCTATCTGATACCTATGCTACCAGGTTTTCTGTAGTTATAAAAACATTGTCCGGAAGTGGGATGATTTTTGACGCACACACTAATTTTATGATTAACCA from Lathyrus oleraceus cultivar Zhongwan6 chromosome 1, CAAS_Psat_ZW6_1.0, whole genome shotgun sequence includes:
- the LOC127115853 gene encoding protein phosphatase PP2A regulatory subunit A, with translation MAMVDQPLYPIAVLIDELKNEDIQLRLNSIRRLSTIARALGEERTRKELIPFLSENNDDDDEVLLATAEELGVFVPYVGGVEHASVLLPPLETLCTVEETCVRDKSVESLCRIGSQMREQDLVEHFIPLVKRLASGEWFTARVSSCGLFHIAYPSAPDALKTELRAIYGQLCQDDMPMVRRSAATNLGKFAATVEAAHLKTDIMSVFDDLTQDDQDSVRLLAVEGCAALGKLLEPQDCVAHILPVIVNFSQDKSWRVRYMVANQLYELCEAVGPDSTKTELVPAYVRLLRDNEAEVRIAAAGKVTKFSRILSPELAIQHILPCVKELSTDSSQHVRSALASVIMGMAPVLGKDATIEQLLPIFLSLLKDEFPDVRLNIISKLDQVNQVIGIDLLSQSLLPAIVELAEDRHWRVRLAIIEYIPLLASQLGVGFFDDKLGALCMQWLKDKVYSIRDAAANNVKRLAEEFGPEWAMQHIIPQVLDMINDPHYLYRMTILHAISLLAPVLGSEITSTNLLPLVVNASKDRVPNIKFNVAKVLQSLIPIVDESVVESTIRPCLVELSEDPDVDVRFFASQALQSSDQVKMSS